In Schistocerca serialis cubense isolate TAMUIC-IGC-003099 chromosome 3, iqSchSeri2.2, whole genome shotgun sequence, the following proteins share a genomic window:
- the LOC126470512 gene encoding uncharacterized protein K02A2.6-like — MVRDAIAQNVSDVRIREQILKLVNPSLQQVIDILDRQDTLDCAQESFETSPAVCNVNRPAGRAARPGNRASRTSTQLPPRTKPGVPRQHTNAVKSCQRCATRHSREHCPSRQAICSFCNKKGHVQSVCQKMLRSDNHNHSRPFASRRNRTKDTQARGPSPMDIHVVNSTSSTDTFSNSDCVRPTKTVRRRRRKSRQLASDSVPVSVQIARDSRSCRQQDNKLFVDLDFNGTVIPFQLDTGAAVSLLNHDTYKQLGAPPLRAANVKLHSYSGQLIPVLGQCTLLATYKGQTKLVSFYVLRSSTAVNLFGLDLFQLFNMSIVNKVLSVNQTVPSDSVSRLCDEFADIFAPGLGCAKNYEAHLELKVNAQPKFFGARNVPHALRDEVARTLNDLESQGVIERVQASLWASPLVILPKPSGKLRLCVDFKATVTPQLVTATFPLPRPEDLFAKLCPGKYFSKLDLADAYLQIPVDDESQRVLVVNTHLGLYRFKRLPFGCASAPALFQQYLQTICASVPTAAHYLDDIVISGQTEEAHLANLRTLFQVLRQNGLRLRQDKCVFFARDLPYLGHVINAQGIHPSPEHLRAIQELPSPQNVKQLQSVLGKINYYHKYVRNASSISAPLHRLRRKGVPFVWTTECERAFRQLKSALLSNTCLTPFDPQKPLLLMVDASDFGIGAVLAHKVGSHDRPIAFASKLLSSAQRNYSQIEKEALALVFGVTKFHDFLYGRHFTIITDHKPLTSLFHPTKPVPPRTAQKFIRWSIFLSLYRYDILYRSTAKHGNADALSRLPVAEDKAFDSSELTCMFIDSETDEVVESFPIDFRRVATATAADPVLATVLRFVATQWPLSKSRIEDPLVRRFFAHKERLFVRRGVLLLRSDNDQSRVVVPRSLQSSVLRLLHQGHWGIVRTKQLARRHCTWFGIDAAIANMCSSCMACAERQSAPPRKVFAWPKATSPWQRLHIDFAGPFWNARWLVLVDAFSNFPFVVRMSSTTSSATIQALSAIFCIEGLPQTIVSDNGPQFMSAEFQSFCRANGIQHLTSAPFSPQSNGAAERLVRTFKSQMLKLKESHSRKDALLLFLSSYRSQPRDGRSPAELLHGRPHRTLMSLLHPPHQVPVQRQTPAFAPGDVVFYRNYRGSRRWLAGPILRCLGRAMYLVLGASGEVRRHLNQLCLCRRTGSAAPRLLSATVPSGQRPGDPSTGSPHPQVLPTMPSILPHGDATPQQPPPPPPVLPQAPPAFDASLQPPSASLGHAPPIASRDQPSSAMDLLPAPDHMASSRVGCPDAMEVDPSAPPVSLRAHTPHVDVHPGLGFQAFPRSPRTKWPGAGGTASPVVRLPTSSHTSTWGPPHGGRKPYLTTVCRFAGEECGVTARHHTC; from the coding sequence atggtgcgtgatgcaattgcacagaacgtttctgatgttcgcatacgggagcaaattttgaaactagtaaatccctcccttcaacaagtgatagacatattagatagacaagacacacttgactgtgctcaggaatcttttgaaacttcgccggccgtgtgtaacgttaaccggcccgctggacgcgctgcgcggcccggtaaccgggcctcgcgtacttcgacgcagctgccgccgcgcactaagccaggtgtgccgcgccagcacacaaatgcagtgaaatcatgccagcggtgtgctactagacattcgcgtgaacattgcccgtcacgccaagctatttgctctttctgcaataagaaaggacatgttcaaagtgtttgccagaaaatgctcagatcagacaatcacaaccattcccggccctttgcttcgcgccggaatcgaaccaaggacactcaggctcgtggaccttcgcccatggacattcatgtcgttaattccacttcgtccactgacactttctctaacagtgactgtgttcgtcccacaaaaactgtgcgtcgacgtcgccggaaatcacgtcaattagcaagtgattctgtaccagtgtctgttcaaattgcacgagacagtcgctcttgtcgtcagcaggacaataaactttttgtagatttggactttaatggcacggtcattccattccagctcgataccggagctgcagtttcattgctcaatcacgacacgtacaaacaactgggcgcacctccgttgcgtgccgcaaatgttaagttacatagttattctggacagctcatccctgtgttaggacagtgcactcttcttgcaacatataagggacaaacaaaacttgtgtcattttacgttcttcgttcttctactgcagtgaacttgtttggtttagatttatttcagttgtttaacatgtctattgtaaataaggtcctatcagtgaatcaaactgtgccttcagacagtgtttctcgtctgtgtgacgaatttgcagacatttttgcaccgggcttaggttgcgctaaaaactatgaagcacatttggaactgaaagtcaatgcgcagCCGAAATTTTtcggagcgcgcaatgttccccacgcattgcgtgatgaggtcgcaagaacattaaacgatctagaatcacagggtgtaattgaacgtgtgcaagcttctctctgggcctcacccttagtaattttgccaaaaccttccggaaaattgagactttgcgtggacttcaaggccacggtgactccacaactagtgactgctacttttcctttgccccgcccggaagatctttttgctaaactgtgcccgggaaaatatttttcaaagttggacctagccgatgcgtacttgcaaataccggtggacgacgaatcccagcgcgtattggtggttaacacgcatcttggattgtacaggttcaaaagactgccgttcgggtgtgcatccgcccctgcattgtttcagcaatatttacaaactatttgtgcgtcggtccctactgcagcacactatctggacgatatagtgatctccggacagacagaagaagctcatcttgcgaacctacgaacattatttcaggtcttgcgacaaaatggtcttcgcttgaggcaggacaaatgtgtgttttttgctcgtgacttaccatacctgggacatgtcattaatgcccaaggcatacatccgagtccagagcacctccgtgccatacaagaattgccttcgccgcagaatgtgaaacagctacagagtgtgttgggtaaaattaactattatcataaatatgtgcgcaatgcctcttccatttcagctccgcttcatcgcttacgccgtaaaggtgttccgttcgtctggacgacggaatgcgaacgcgcctttcgccagttgaaatcggcgttgctttctaatacttgccttacaccattcgatccccagaaaccccttttgttgatggtagatgcatcggatttcgggatcggtgctgtgcttgcgcacaaagttggctcgcatgatcgccctattgcctttgcgtcaaaattgctctcctctgcgcaaagaaattactcacagatagagaaagaagctttggctctcgtatttggtgttactaagttccatgatttcttgtatggtcgtcactttaccatcatcacagaccacaaacctttgacatcgctttttcatccgaccaagcctgtacctccacgtacagcgcagaaattcattcgctggtctattttcctctcgctttaccgctacgatatcttgtatcggtccactgctaagcacggaaacgccgatgcgttgtcccgtttgcctgttgctgaggataaagcattcgattcttccgaacttacttgcatgttcattgattcggaaaccgatgaagtggtcgaatcgtttccgattgattttcgtcgtgtagctacagccacagctgctgaccctgtccttgctactgttttgcgttttgttgctacgcaatggcctttgtcaaagtctcggatcgaggatccgttggttcgccgattttttgctcacaaggagagactttttgtacgacgtggtgttttgttgttgcgttctgataatgatcagtccagagtcgtggtcccacgttcgttacagtcctctgtcttacggcttcttcaccaaggacattggggtatagtgcgaacgaaacaacttgctcgtcggcactgtacttggttcggaatcgatgctgcgattgcgaatatgtgttcttcttgcatggcgtgtgccgaacgacaatccgcaccgccgcggaaagtctttgcatggccaaaagccacttccccttggcaacgcttgcacattgattttgctggtccattctggaatgctcgatggttggttctggtcgatgccttcagtaattttccttttgttgtccggatgtcttccacgacgtcctccgccaccatccaagcgttgtctgctatcttttgcattgaaggtcttccgcagactattgtttccgacaatggcccacaattcatgtccgcagaatttcagtcattctgccgggccaatggtattcaacatctgacatccgcgcccttttcgcctcagtcaaacggtgccgctgaacgactggtccggactttcaagtcacagatgttgaagttgaaagagtcgcattctcggaaggacgcgttgttgctctttttgtcgtcgtatcgctctcagccccgagatggtcgctcgccggctgagttgctccacggtcgtcctcatcgaaccctgatgtctttgctgcatccgccgcatcaggttcctgtgcagcggcagactcctgcttttgctccaggcgacgttgtattctatcgcaactatcgcggttcacggcgttggctcgcagggcccattcttcgctgcctcggccgcgcgatgtatttggttttgggggcctctggtgaggtgcgtcggcatctcaatcagctgtgcctctgtcgtcgcacgggttctgccgctccccgtctgctttcagcgacggtgccgtccggtcagcgccctggggacccatctactggctcgcctcatccccaggtgttaccgacgatgccttccattttgccccatggcgacgcgacgccgcagcagccgccgccgccgccgcctgttctcccgcaggcgccgcccgcattcgacgcttcgctgcagccgccaagcgcctccctgggtcacgcgccgccgatcgcttcccgtgaccagccgtcctccgccatggacctcttgcccgctccggaccacatggcgtcttcgcgcgtcgggtgccccgacgcaatggaggtcgacccttcggcccctcctgtctcattacgggcgcatacaccgcatgttgacgtgcaccctggactaggttttcaggcgtttcctagatcccctcggaccaaatggccgggtgcgggtggcacagcctcgcctgttgttaggctccccacctcctcgcatacgtcaacatggggtcctccccacggcgggcgcaagccttatctcacgaccgtttgccgatttgcgggggaggaatgtggtgtcaccgccagacaccacacttgctag